The following proteins come from a genomic window of Miscanthus floridulus cultivar M001 chromosome 2, ASM1932011v1, whole genome shotgun sequence:
- the LOC136535697 gene encoding uncharacterized protein codes for MAASLRSPPPLPAAFRRCRAVVRASSSSSSSSAVSSSSSAPKARFVARRSESVPVQQLARPLAEYMSLPASQYSVLDAERIERVDDSTFRCYVYRFRFFALEVCPVLLVRVDEEPDGCCIRLLSCKLEGSPLVEAQNDKFSASMANRVFCSSRSQDSTIQQLTSDTTIEVAIDIPFPFRAIPVEAIESSGRQVLEQLLRVMLPRFLKQLVKDYQAWASGDASRKPLGTGEI; via the exons ATGGCTGCGTCACTCCGCTCGCCGCCTCCGCTCCCCGCCGCCTTccgccgctgccgcgccgtcgtccgcgcctcctcctcctcttcgtcATCATCCGCCGTCTCGTCGTCATCGTCCGCCCCCAAGGCGCGGTTCGTCGCCCGCCGCTCCGAGTCCGTCCCCGTCCAGCAGCTGGCCCGCCCGCTCG CGGAGTACATGAGCTTGCCGGCCAGCCAGTACTCGGTGCTGGACGCCGAGCGCATCGAGCGCGTCGACGACTCCACCTTCCGGTGCTACGTGTACCGCTTCCGCTTCTTCGCGCTTGAGGTCTGCCCCGTCCTCCTCGTCCGCGTCGATGAGGAACCCGACGGCTGTTGCATTCGCCTCCTCTCCTGCAAG CTGGAGGGGTCACCGCTCGTGGAGGCCCAAAATGATAAATTCTCAG CTTCCATGGCGAATAGGGTTTTCTGCAGCAGCAGGTCGCAAGATTCGACCATTCAACAGCTTACATCAGATACTACAATAGAG GTTGCAATCGATATACCTTTTCCATTTCGAGCAATACCAGTTGAAGCCATTGAATCAAGTGGCAGGCAAGTGCTTGAACAGTTACTCAGAGTCATGCTTCCAAGATTTCTAAAGCAG CTTGTTAAAGACTACCAAGCTTGGGCTTCTGGTGATGCTTCAAGGAAACCACTTGGCACTGGGGAAATCTGA